A stretch of Mus musculus strain C57BL/6J chromosome 19, GRCm38.p6 C57BL/6J DNA encodes these proteins:
- the Fam122a gene encoding protein FAM122A yields MAQEKMELDLELPAGASPAEGGGPGGGGLRRSNSAPLIHGLSDSSPVFQAEAPSARRNSTTFPSRHGLLLPASPVRMHSSRLHQIKQEEGMDLINRETVHEREVQTAMQISHSWEESFSLSDNDVEKSASPKRIDFIPVSPAPSPTRGIGKQCFSPSLQSFVSSNGLPPSPIPSPTTRFTTRRSQSPINCIRPSVLGPLKRKCEMETDYQPKRFFQGITNMLSSDVAQLSDPGVCVSSDTLDGNSSSAGSSCNSPAKVSTTTDSPVSPAQAASPFIPVDELSSK; encoded by the coding sequence ATGGCTCAGGAGAAGATGGAGCTGGACCTGGAGTTGCCCGCGGGCGCGAGCCCGGCGGAGGGCGGCGGCCCTGGCGGCGGGGGCCTGCGGAGGTCTAACAGCGCCCCCCTGATCCACGGCCTCAGCGACTCGTCGCCGGTGTTCCAGGCCGAGGCGCCCAGCGCCAGACGGAACAGCACGACGTTCCCGAGCCGCCACGGCCTGCTGCTCCCGGCCTCGCCGGTCCGAATGCACAGCAGCCGCCTGCACCAGATCAAACAGGAGGAGGGCATGGACCTGATCAACCGAGAGACCGTTCACGAGCGCGAGGTGCAGACCGCAATGCAGATAAGCCACTCCTGGGAGGAAAGTTTCAGCCTGAGTGACAACGACGTGGAGAAATCCGCCTCCCCGAAGCGCATCGATTTCATTCCGGTGTCTCCGGCACCGTCCCCGACCCGGGGAATTGGGAAGCAGTGTTTCTCACCGTCCTTGCAAAGTTTTGTGAGTAGCAACGGACTGCCTCCAAGTCCCATTCCCAGCCCAACCACCCGATTTACCACCCGGAGAAGCCAGAGTCCCATCAACTGCATTAGACCAAGTGTTCTTGGACcattgaaaagaaaatgtgaaatggaaACTGATTATCAGCCAAAGAGATTTTTCCAGGGCATCACCAACATGCTGTCTTCTGACGTTGCACAGCTGTCAGACCCCGGTGTGTGCGTATCTTCCGATACCCTGGATGGAAACAGCAGCAGTGCCGGATCTTCCTGTAACTCACCAGCGAAAGTCAGCACTACCACCGACTCTCCTGTGTCGCCCGCCCAAGCAGCCTCCCCCTTTATTCCAGTAGATGAACTTTCCTCAAAGTGA